TTAAAGAGGAGGTCTTAAAATTGTATGATGAGCATGGGAATACTGCTGTTTCATGGGTTAGAAATCTCTTTCATGATTGCATGGTTAAGGTATTACTTTCTAATCCCAtttaattagaggtgttcattagAATATTCGTCTCGATTTCagctataatatatatttttcattggGTTGATTTTACTTATTTAGTATTGTTTATATCTTgacaatttaatttgatttatacaTTTAAGTTTGTCAAGAAAcgaattcaaccaaaaatttaagtttatggttgagacctcaacgtatgttatatactctaatatatCCCTTCACACGAGAGCACTTGGGGcgaaaagtgtggatgcaacttAGACAACCCTTCTCATACCTAACGCTTGTGTTAGGTTAAGTACttaagttggttccttgacaggcTGGCGCCTGGCGCTGAATACTTCACTTTAAATAAAAGGTGGTTGAAATTCGAGCTCATAACCACATTTCTTCTCATTTTTAATAGCATCAAACATGATTCAAGATTTTTGCCTtattttttaactaaaattacatatttcattatatttttgtaaaacCTCTTAGTAGCAAACTTGGGAGCATACGATTCGTGGTAACAATTACTATATGTAGTTCTTTTTGCTTGATATTCACCCTTCTGATGGTATACATCTTTATAAATAACTAtttgttattaaaaaatttaaattataaaaataataccaCTCTTTATGAAGAAGGATAAAATATTACATTTCTCACTTTTTACATACTTCAACTTTTTCAATAATTTGTTGCTTTTTTCAAATAGTAGATTGGATTTAGTGTATATCAAGACaaattaattaacataattGCACattaatatttggttttatgtaACGTGTCCGAGGAAAACTACAACCAAAAAGTAGGCGATAATGGTTAAAAGTTGGGGTGTTCATTAGCGGGTACTTAGTATTTTGGGTACCCGAAAAGTCGGGTACCTCTTTTAAGGGCCCATGTTCCGGCCCAATTAATCAAGGTACCCGAATTTCGGGTAACCGGATAAGTCGGGTAGGAACACTGAGTACCCGGTTGATTTTTGGTATATTGGGCTGAGTTTATTTTGTGACTATGTAGGATTTAGAACcaaaagaattaagaaaaaaaaaactaaataacaaAAACACTAAACAAAACGAGACCAattaaaactaagaaaaaaaaaactaaacaaCAAAAAGACTGAAATAACAAACGAAATCAGACCAAAAAAACGAAATCAAGATGGAAAAATTAAACTTTCAAACGATAATCACACAAAGAAATCAAGAACAAAGCggaaaaaaataacaacaaatttttattaataagcaTAAAAAActaagaacaaaaaagaaaaaacaatgaaGAAATCAACGATCTaaacttaaaagaaaaaataagaaaaaaatgaagaagaaaagtaGAATTATCAGAAAAAATACATACCATCTGTTTTAATGAATAATATAACCGGCCCTATAAGGGGCGAGAGAGGCCTATACCCTCACGGGCCTATAATACTTCtagtttttagtaataataagaGCTCAAATTAATGTTTCGCTTCGTACAAGACCGACCTTTATAGTCATTGAGTTGATATATGTAATGTATAACGTGCTTAATgggtattattattaatatttgaaATACTTTCagtgataattttaaaataatatacagTTATTTATTTcatcaattaataattttacaGTCATGTGATGCGTCACTTCTATTGGATACAAATGTAGCATTGGGTATTCAAACAGAAAAAAGTGATACAAGAAATTTTGGGATGAGAAATTTCAAGTATGTCAACACCATCAAACAAGCCCTTGAAATGGAATGCCCATCTACCGTCTCTTGTGCTGATATCATTGCTCTTTCTGCTAGAGATGGTGCCCAAAGAGTACGTATTATTTCTTATCGGAAAAGTCATTTAATAATGTTTAGGGGTCATATTTCATACAACTAAAAAAGGAAAATCgtcatttaaaatttgaaatttcaacttttaTGCATTTCAATAGATTACTTACTACTTAGGTCTatagtaattataataacattaatacaTATAGTTATTATATTTGACTATGAGTTTTCttataatacttctatattcAAGAAAACCTAAAGGATTCATAGTTAGAGGAATAGCAAATTAACTAATTGTTAAAAAGATTTTAGAATCAGACGATATATGAGAATTCATACAATAAACTAAATGCATAACAtttagtatttggtatatattgagAATCAGATCTTGCATTAGTTCGACCAAATACCTTTTTCAGGTAAGATTATTGGTTTGGTTCAAATCTCACCTAACTAGTTTTCTGTTTTCTCGACCGCAACCttacaatattaaaaataaataaataaaataattggtaTATTTTGGTATGTATAGCTAGGAGGACCATATATAGAGATGAAGACAGGAAGAAGGGATAGTAGAGAAAGCTATGCGGCAGATGTACAAAAGTTCATCCCTAATCACAATGCCTCCATTTCTGAACTACTTTCCCATTTTCAATCATTGGGCATTGACATTGAAGGGACAGTTGCAATTTTAGGTAACTTCTCATAATTAATTACCCTCCATTTTTAATACACTAGTTTAATTAGCTCTATTGTACTTTTAGTTAAGTTGGTTTTTTGAAATGGCATCAGAAGTTTACATGAGGTATAATCACGAGCTAATCTCATCcactttttattatttcaaattgaatatttatcgtTATGTATAAAGAGAGCACATTTGCATCCAGACTTCTCTAGTCCAAAGGACTGTCAGGTAACAGGGCATCATATACAGTGTATGTAATATATCCCGGGGTACAactatcagtttaagctttttgttTCTTAACACGGTATCTGAACCCAACGTGACTCAAATCACGAGTTCAAATCATCCACCCTTCATCATTTCAAGTATAATATTTAACATCATGTATAAGGAGAGTATGTGTGTATCCATACTTCTCTTGCCCAAAGCATTCTTGTGTGAGAGTTGTCATAGTGTATATAACAAATCATGAGGCTACCATCAGGTTCATCGGCTTAAACTATTGggttgatttttaacatgtgaGGTGCCTAAAaacagctcgtcttgtatgagaccatctcacggTGAGTCGACCTCAAATCAAGAagcccataagctaaaagtttgtattattaggctatttaatccAAGTATAAGGCATATCTCAGAATGAGACCGTCTCAactctcatataagaatttattGCTTAAAAAATATGTTATGTACTTTATCAAACCCGTAAATATCATTCACTCTATATCCTTGATATGTAATTGTTCTTTGCTAATTTGTGCACTTTATATAGGTGCTCACTCCGTGGGAAGAGTTCATtgtgtgaacctagtgaacaggCTATACCCAACCGTCGACCCAACCCTTGATCCAACCTATGCCACTTATCTCAAAACTCGATGCCCGACACCAAACCCGGATCCAGAAGCAGTCGTTTACGCACGAAACGACCGTGAAACACCCATGATTCTTGATAATATGTACTACAAAAACTTGCTTAACAACAAGGGTTTGCTCTTAATTGATCAACAATTAGTTAGTAATCCTTCTACATTGTCATATGTTAAGAAAATGGCTGCTGATAATGAGTATTTCCATCAACAATTCTCAAGGGCTATGATTTTGTTGTCCGAAAATAATCCTTTAACGGGTAATCAAGGCGAGATTAGAAAGGATTGTCGATTTGTTAATACCGATTAATAAGATTAAGTGCGAGAATCAGGTCTTGTTTCAATTGGAGCATGTACTATTTTCTTCGGAAGAAACCTGAATTCTTATTGTGTATTGATGTAGCCATAATTGGCTTGTTTAGCTTGATTGAATTGTAAGGGTGTGTGCTTAGGCACCATAATTTGGTATTGATTACAAAATACATAATGTTCTATTGTTCTTATTTGTGTAATTATATACGtgtattaattgaattatttattgtaattacAAGTTTATGTCTCCTTTACTTGAGCATTTTTCCTTCAATAGGATGGTAAAAAGTTGGATTTACAAGATATTGAGGAAAATCAATATAGAATTCATATTTGTTTTGATAAGGTTAAGTCTATCAAAATCGCATGCTAAACGGTGTGATGTAGTCTTGTAAAGAGAAGTaactgaaaaaaataaaataatgtcaaTATCTACTacatatttgataaataataacTACAAAAACATTAATAAGTACAATTACCaaatattcatatattttaactctattttaatttaatttaatacaaAATTTACTCTCTCACTTTATAAtagaatattatttttcttataacaCTTTATTCTCTCTTTTATAATTGTATGTGCTAGAACTGGATCCCTGATCCCAAGACCCTAAAAGGGGAGAAAACCCAATCACTATCATGAACAAAGGACAGAACAAAGCAATCAGGATTCCTTCAGAGGTCCTGGCTCCCTGGGAGTTATAGCCTTGTAGAAACCATTTACGCCGCTAATTTTAGATAGGTTCTAACTTCGTACATGAAATAAAATTGGGTCTTATTGGAATTTTGATTTAACTTTTAGATGGGCATAGTCTTGCAAGTAAAAAAGTTGTTGTTGAAATTCATCACCTTTCCTATCACAGCTATGACCTTAAAAGGCCCAAAGTATTTGGAAGCCAATTTAGTATTGCTCCTAGACTGCACAAATTGCTACCTGTAATGCTGCAATTTAAGCCATACCCAATCCCCTAAGACAAACTGTCTTTCAAACCTCCTTTTTTCAGCTTGCATCTTCATTCTGTGTTGAGCTCTCTCTAGATTACCTCTGAGAATCTTAAGTATTTCTTCCCTTTTCTGCATACTCATGTCTACAACTGCATTAGGTGACTCTCCGGGCAAATAAGGAAGGTGGATTGGTGGTTTTTGATAGTACACAACTTCATAAGGTGTTGCTTGAGTAGCAGTGTGAAAGTGTGTAGCCCCTGGAGGATTAAACCTGCTCCCCAAATAAGAGTCAGGACAACAAAACTCACAGAGGCAGCAAGAGCATACCAAAAGGATCCTAGCAGAGATAGAAAAACATAAATACCTGCAAGATGGTTAACCCTACAGAATGATAACAACGAAAATGATGACATGGCAGGAGACAACTACAGTTGTACTCAGAAAAGCTGTCAATTGCTTGTATAAGGTAAGGCACCACACCTACCTCGTACCCTATCTAGGTAAGAGTACTAAAAGACAGAGAGTGGCGACCATAGTATAAAGACCAGCAAATCACCGGACGCCACATAGGCttacaaaatattctatttttctctCCACTGATCCCGAAAAGGAATTCATTCCAGGTAAAAGCCAAAACTGTCATTAGAGTTTTGAGAACATCTCCTAAGGCCCACCACTATAAATATACAATGCCATGCATCACCAAAGGTAACTTGGACACTAAAACCCAAGTATTATACTCTCATACAGAAAAAGCTCTGATTCCTTACAAGCTTTACTAGCAATCACTTCAGTACCCTTACTAACTTAATCATCGGAGAAGGACCCTCGGAGGACCTCTCTTCGGCTCTCGTTTGTTACCTTGTGCAGGAAAACACAGTGAAACAGCCAGACAAGCAACTCAGACCTTCCCAGTAGTTCATATACATTGTGAACCCTAAAAGGCATTCTTTTCATCTTTGTTGAGAGTGTTGATTGTTCTCTCCACAGCTGgaataataataaattcaaaatattggattattaagAAGGAACATGTGGAGCCTATAACATGTAGGTAAGTTGTATAAGATTTATGTGTTAGGTGTGACACTGGCAACAACGTTTATGTCTAGATAattcataacataaaacaattttccttgattttcaCATAAACCCAATGTCACCAATGATAGGCGACTTTCGACAAGTCGATAGCGAGTTAGCCACCAAGCACGACGAATAAGGTAATCGAATTGGGTAACAAAGATAAATATGGAATGCCGGAAACACCCTCAAAAGTCAAAGGGAACCGAGAACTCTTGCTCGAAAGATGCAACCTCGAGTTCAAACAAGCCAAGTCCGTAAACGACCCCAAAAAAATCCATCAACCACAGTATAGTAACACTTATCAGAACTGGTTTATTGGTAAATACAATAGAAAGTATGTTACTCAAATCATTACGGTAATACTACAGACAGCAATTCTATCAAACATCGTTTGATCGCTTATAGACATAGCAATTGTTCAACATAACAGAGACATCAATTATAGACAAACCGCCAAGAATGCTCAGAGCACTACGAGAAGAAAGATTTCATGGCTGATCACGACCCATGGCCTGTCCTCCTGGAGGAATCATAACCACCACCGGCTGGGCATTAAAAGCAGGATGTGGAAGCCTACGACGAATCTCCCGACCTTCCTGGCAAAGTGAGCATGGATGACACAAGACATGGGTGGCAAAATCACATGCTGTCTCGCATTGCTCACGTTGCATTTCATCCTCCACTAAGCTCCCACAACAACCACAGTGCCGTGTTAGAGCCTCGCAGCTTCCCTGTCAATATAgtaacatttttaaaaattatcaaatctaAAAATACGGGCAAGAGTCATAATGAGAGACCATATGTGAGTCGGGCAAGAATCATAACAAGAGGCCGTATGTGAGACAAAGTATGCACATGGAGCAAACTAGTGGCAGCCAATGAATGAATACacaccaaagccttaatcccaactagttaataacattttaaaaaataattaaatagaaaTAGGACTAGTACATAAACTATACATAAATGACAATTAACTGAGAATTAATAACAAAGCAAAGCAAAAACTTGCCTCAAGGTTGAACATACGACGAATAGCAGTACGGCTTGTATAGGAAAACCAAGGAGCCACACAGTTCCAACCGAAGAAAGAATTCCCGATCAAGTAAAGAGCAGCATAAGACAAGCAATGATTGTAAAAACTTCCAGTTGTTGACCCAAGTCTTTCAACATTGCTTCCATAAAGAACACACGGAGCCACACTTCCAAGAAGACCTGATCACCATATTATTAATAAGGTTATGATGTACACCTCAACGCATATGTGAATGCTTCCGCACAAGACATCTAAATTCGTGAACCTAATCTTTTTACAGATATTAAAGTACAGTGAATGGTGGAGCaatactatttatatttttatttattacaacATCCATTCCAGTTTCTTCCTagatttatatttgttaaaaatgtagAAGGTCCTCAAGTTACTACAATGGAAGAATGTGAAATCAAGGCCAAGGATTTGGACATGTACATAGGTTAAACAAGTTCTAATGATATCAAAGAGACAATGAATTTGAGATTCAATTCCATTCTCTAAGTTATTCGAGCATACCATAACAAAATTCAAGGATAAAATTTTCCCAACCGAAGGGAGTCTATAACGATTTACATGGGTGCATGGAAAAGGCCAAGGCTATTTAGTGAGCCATTAAACATATGGGCTtagttaatatattatattagaaATGAGTTGGTGAATCAGGGTGGCGGAGGGACGAACTTCAGCGAAGCATGCATGTTCCTTGACAACTTTCTGAGGTACGTTTGAAGGAGAAGACTCATCAGCTAAGCTGGATGAGCAAGCAAGACCATTGAGGATGTGTCATTTATCAACGAGTAGCACAGGCGGGTTTTTTCGGAATAAAATGCGAGTTTGCGAGCCTGTGTAGTTTAATTAGGTTTTTAGTAACTTCACAATGGAGAATATTATAACTTAAGTTGAGAGTTACGAAATGTTCTAATCTCTTCCAACTTCTTAGTTAATGCAGTGTAAACACAATGTTATAGGTTGTACTTGCAgatgatttaaataattaaaattaagttttattcAATTCCGTGAAACCAAGCTACTTTGTGGGATTGGAAATTAGTTTTCCAAAAGATTGAGTAGTTGAGTAACCCACCCGAACATTGTAGCAAATACTTGTGCACGATTGCTTAGAGTTGTGTTCCTCAAACACATACATTCCTATCAAATCTGAACATGTGCTCGAGTATATAAATGCGCACAGTtcataacacacacacacacaagaagaataaacaatctCTATTGAAGAAAATTCCTTTGATTAGTTGCCAAGCAAGTTAGCTCTTCTTGTAAAGAAaacctaaaattaattataagcaTAAACAGACTCCTACAATTAAACTCCAAAAAGAGGATGTTAACATCCATCAtggatattaatttattttctcattcAGATTCAACTTTAAATCTCCATAATTCGCATGTTATTTTCACGGGTATTCTTCACAAAATTTGTCTTGATTTCTAACAATAAAATGCAAACCTTTTAAGTTCCATAGCTCCATTAGTTAACTGGCAAATGCAAATTGTCTACTTGCTACTAGTAATCTATGGCCACTTGATAACAGACAGGACGTTCAACATTCGACAGGCCTGCCTAACTgagattataaaaatttgactCAACCTTAGAGATTTAAATTTACAGATAAGTTCCAATAACTTCAATCAAATATCAAACATTACTTCTCTCTCCCTTCCCCATATAAAGACGTGTTTGGAACAAGGGTAAAGGTTCAAAATGTAACAAGATCCAGAAACAAGGATGTGCAACACAAAAGCATTCACTTCATTGAATTTCAACTACTAACTTTAAAGTCAAGCCCATTCCAAACATACCTAAGATAGGGCATCTAAAATCTACAATGAACACCAAAGAGCTCCTGAAAAAGGAATATGTTTAAGTATCTCTAGCCTCTTGTAGAAATGCAAGATA
The Amaranthus tricolor cultivar Red isolate AtriRed21 chromosome 11, ASM2621246v1, whole genome shotgun sequence DNA segment above includes these coding regions:
- the LOC130827633 gene encoding peroxidase 21-like, with product MSNSIHSLNFIFLISIILQFHFGLGELRLNYYSKSCPKAESLIKEEVLKLYDEHGNTAVSWVRNLFHDCMVKSCDASLLLDTNVALGIQTEKSDTRNFGMRNFKYVNTIKQALEMECPSTVSCADIIALSARDGAQRLGGPYIEMKTGRRDSRESYAADVQKFIPNHNASISELLSHFQSLGIDIEGTVAILGAHSVGRVHCVNLVNRLYPTVDPTLDPTYATYLKTRCPTPNPDPEAVVYARNDRETPMILDNMYYKNLLNNKGLLLIDQQLVSNPSTLSYVKKMAADNEYFHQQFSRAMILLSENNPLTGNQGEIRKDCRFVNTD
- the LOC130827634 gene encoding cell number regulator 8, whose amino-acid sequence is MANNPEESSPLLAGTDDANKKDSEPIAKSQSPSLPAKQPPVPTVAQPQVAETYGWAADGLPLSVMGQPIMGRTPWNSGLCSCFGRSDEFCSSDLEVCLLGSVAPCVLYGSNVERLGSTTGSFYNHCLSYAALYLIGNSFFGWNCVAPWFSYTSRTAIRRMFNLEGSCEALTRHCGCCGSLVEDEMQREQCETACDFATHVLCHPCSLCQEGREIRRRLPHPAFNAQPVVVMIPPGGQAMGRDQP